A region of Lycium barbarum isolate Lr01 chromosome 3, ASM1917538v2, whole genome shotgun sequence DNA encodes the following proteins:
- the LOC132632328 gene encoding transcription factor bHLH137-like isoform X3, with translation MAAFSSYQLQHTNPFLLDTVFLPSSPIKMSGFLEEPNNSCTVQNCFSQFYQPEFHSNVIVHENNPNITTTLSHDEPNSVTNKSTSSSSSLDMDSSSVTDKIESENNKPNVTHMDKKRKSREGSPSRSSAHSKGDNGKRKKSNSKLVAKDEKKEEKKANEEAPYGYIHVRARRGQATDSHSLAERVRREKISERMKTLQSLVPGCDKVNNKVTGKALMLDEIINYVQSLQNQVEFLSMKLTSLNPMYYDFGMDLDALMVRPDDQAVEVIPNTNSGYPLLDNSASLMFQQAHFPNSISQGNGQLLWGADDLRQKIIDQSGFSNNFCSFH, from the exons atggCTGCTTTTTCATCATACCAATTACAACACACCAACCCTTTTCTTCTTGACACAGTTTTTTTGCCAAGTTCTCCCATTAAGATGTCTGGCTTTTTGGAAGAACCAAACAATTCTTGTACAGTCCAGAATTGTTTCTCCCAATTTTACCAACCAGAATTCCATTCCAATGTGATTGTTCATGAAAATAACCCAAATATTACTACTACTCTTAGCCATGATGAGCCTAATTCTGTCACCAACAAAAGtaccagcagcagcagcagtttgGACATGGATTCTTCCTCTGTTACTGATAAAATTGAAAGTGAGAATAATAAGCCTAATGTCACTCATATGGACAAGAAAAGAAAATCCAGAGAAGGATCTCCTTCTAGGAGTTCTGCTCATTCTAAG GGTGATAATGGGAAAAGGAAGAAAAGCAACAGCAAATTAGTAGCCAAAGATGAGAAAAAAGAGGAGAAGAAAGCAAATGAAGAGGCACCATATGGCTACATTCATGTTAGAGCAAGAAGGGGCCAAGCAACTGACAGCCATAGTCTTGCTGAAAGG GTGAGGAGAGAGAAAATAAGTGAAAGGATGAAGACATTGCAATCTCTTGTTCCTGGTTGTGACAAGGTGAATAACAAA GTAACTGGAAAGGCCCTCATGTTGGATGAGATAATCAATTATGTCCAATCTTTGCAAAACCAAGTTGAG TTTCTCTCAATGAAACTTACTTCTTTGAATCCAATGTACTATGACTTTGGCATGGACTTAGATGCACTCATGGTCAGACCTGATGACCAG GCAGTTGAAGTTATTCCTAACACTAATAGTGGCTATCCTCTTTTGGATAATTCAGCATCTCTCATGTTCCAACAGGCCCATTTCCCTAATTCCATTTCTCAG GGTAATGGGCAGCTCTTATGGGGTGCGGATGACCTAAGACAAAAAATAATTGATCAGTCAGGATTCAGCAACAACTTTTGTTCTTTCCATTAA
- the LOC132632328 gene encoding basic helix-loop-helix protein 80-like isoform X2 gives MAAFSSYQLQHTNPFLLDTVFLPSSPIKMSGFLEEPNNSCTVQNCFSQFYQPEFHSNVIVHENNPNITTTLSHDEPNSVTNKSTSSSSSLDMDSSSVTDKIESENNKPNVTHMDKKRKSREGSPSRSSAHSKGDNGKRKKSNSKLVAKDEKKEEKKANEEAPYGYIHVRARRGQATDSHSLAERVRREKISERMKTLQSLVPGCDKVTGKALMLDEIINYVQSLQNQVEFLSMKLTSLNPMYYDFGMDLDALMVRPDDQNLSGLGTPLLNIQQGPTNTTTSQAVEVIPNTNSGYPLLDNSASLMFQQAHFPNSISQGNGQLLWGADDLRQKIIDQSGFSNNFCSFH, from the exons atggCTGCTTTTTCATCATACCAATTACAACACACCAACCCTTTTCTTCTTGACACAGTTTTTTTGCCAAGTTCTCCCATTAAGATGTCTGGCTTTTTGGAAGAACCAAACAATTCTTGTACAGTCCAGAATTGTTTCTCCCAATTTTACCAACCAGAATTCCATTCCAATGTGATTGTTCATGAAAATAACCCAAATATTACTACTACTCTTAGCCATGATGAGCCTAATTCTGTCACCAACAAAAGtaccagcagcagcagcagtttgGACATGGATTCTTCCTCTGTTACTGATAAAATTGAAAGTGAGAATAATAAGCCTAATGTCACTCATATGGACAAGAAAAGAAAATCCAGAGAAGGATCTCCTTCTAGGAGTTCTGCTCATTCTAAG GGTGATAATGGGAAAAGGAAGAAAAGCAACAGCAAATTAGTAGCCAAAGATGAGAAAAAAGAGGAGAAGAAAGCAAATGAAGAGGCACCATATGGCTACATTCATGTTAGAGCAAGAAGGGGCCAAGCAACTGACAGCCATAGTCTTGCTGAAAGG GTGAGGAGAGAGAAAATAAGTGAAAGGATGAAGACATTGCAATCTCTTGTTCCTGGTTGTGACAAG GTAACTGGAAAGGCCCTCATGTTGGATGAGATAATCAATTATGTCCAATCTTTGCAAAACCAAGTTGAG TTTCTCTCAATGAAACTTACTTCTTTGAATCCAATGTACTATGACTTTGGCATGGACTTAGATGCACTCATGGTCAGACCTGATGACCAG AATTTGAGTGGGTTGGGGACACCGCTACTAAATATTCAGCAAGGCCCTACTAACACTACTACATCACAGGCAGTTGAAGTTATTCCTAACACTAATAGTGGCTATCCTCTTTTGGATAATTCAGCATCTCTCATGTTCCAACAGGCCCATTTCCCTAATTCCATTTCTCAG GGTAATGGGCAGCTCTTATGGGGTGCGGATGACCTAAGACAAAAAATAATTGATCAGTCAGGATTCAGCAACAACTTTTGTTCTTTCCATTAA
- the LOC132632328 gene encoding basic helix-loop-helix protein 80-like isoform X1 yields the protein MAAFSSYQLQHTNPFLLDTVFLPSSPIKMSGFLEEPNNSCTVQNCFSQFYQPEFHSNVIVHENNPNITTTLSHDEPNSVTNKSTSSSSSLDMDSSSVTDKIESENNKPNVTHMDKKRKSREGSPSRSSAHSKGDNGKRKKSNSKLVAKDEKKEEKKANEEAPYGYIHVRARRGQATDSHSLAERVRREKISERMKTLQSLVPGCDKVNNKVTGKALMLDEIINYVQSLQNQVEFLSMKLTSLNPMYYDFGMDLDALMVRPDDQNLSGLGTPLLNIQQGPTNTTTSQAVEVIPNTNSGYPLLDNSASLMFQQAHFPNSISQGNGQLLWGADDLRQKIIDQSGFSNNFCSFH from the exons atggCTGCTTTTTCATCATACCAATTACAACACACCAACCCTTTTCTTCTTGACACAGTTTTTTTGCCAAGTTCTCCCATTAAGATGTCTGGCTTTTTGGAAGAACCAAACAATTCTTGTACAGTCCAGAATTGTTTCTCCCAATTTTACCAACCAGAATTCCATTCCAATGTGATTGTTCATGAAAATAACCCAAATATTACTACTACTCTTAGCCATGATGAGCCTAATTCTGTCACCAACAAAAGtaccagcagcagcagcagtttgGACATGGATTCTTCCTCTGTTACTGATAAAATTGAAAGTGAGAATAATAAGCCTAATGTCACTCATATGGACAAGAAAAGAAAATCCAGAGAAGGATCTCCTTCTAGGAGTTCTGCTCATTCTAAG GGTGATAATGGGAAAAGGAAGAAAAGCAACAGCAAATTAGTAGCCAAAGATGAGAAAAAAGAGGAGAAGAAAGCAAATGAAGAGGCACCATATGGCTACATTCATGTTAGAGCAAGAAGGGGCCAAGCAACTGACAGCCATAGTCTTGCTGAAAGG GTGAGGAGAGAGAAAATAAGTGAAAGGATGAAGACATTGCAATCTCTTGTTCCTGGTTGTGACAAGGTGAATAACAAA GTAACTGGAAAGGCCCTCATGTTGGATGAGATAATCAATTATGTCCAATCTTTGCAAAACCAAGTTGAG TTTCTCTCAATGAAACTTACTTCTTTGAATCCAATGTACTATGACTTTGGCATGGACTTAGATGCACTCATGGTCAGACCTGATGACCAG AATTTGAGTGGGTTGGGGACACCGCTACTAAATATTCAGCAAGGCCCTACTAACACTACTACATCACAGGCAGTTGAAGTTATTCCTAACACTAATAGTGGCTATCCTCTTTTGGATAATTCAGCATCTCTCATGTTCCAACAGGCCCATTTCCCTAATTCCATTTCTCAG GGTAATGGGCAGCTCTTATGGGGTGCGGATGACCTAAGACAAAAAATAATTGATCAGTCAGGATTCAGCAACAACTTTTGTTCTTTCCATTAA